TCCTTTGCACTCCTGCCTGCATTTCGAATCACATTGACTCCAGCCCACAAGCTTTGGAGGTGCAAGCCAATCAACTCAGTTGAAAGTGCAGTTTTTAGGTATCCCGCATTTTTTTCTCGATCAATCGCTTCCATGAATAGTTGCCTGACAACATCAAGCTGATTGGCAGCTACACATTTCAAATGTTCATCATCAACCTGCAAAACCGCATTGACAAAATAGCAGCCAAATTTTCCAAACTGACTTTCCGGATCTGCTACTGCATAGAAAAATTTTCTGATCTCCTCAGT
This Marinoscillum sp. 108 DNA region includes the following protein-coding sequences:
- a CDS encoding TetR/AcrR family transcriptional regulator: MAGRPKIFDEEQALDKAIAVFWEKGYENASAENLLKAMGIGKGSFYHSYKGGKQELFEKSVNRVGSHYMKDFKQALRDSARPTEEIRKFFYAVADPESQFGKFGCYFVNAVLQVDDEHLKCVAANQLDVVRQLFMEAIDREKNAGYLKTALSTELIGLHLQSLWAGVNVIRNAGRSAKEVREVIKLNLEILE